One genomic region from Lycorma delicatula isolate Av1 chromosome 9, ASM4794821v1, whole genome shotgun sequence encodes:
- the LOC142330217 gene encoding anaphase-promoting complex subunit 1-like isoform X2, which yields MLLIYLLVNQTPHNIITSSTTPSSWGSFGRSRNLMSPATPSALDARLGTSQQSVIDGENEPKPIVPELCLYYLWSENQTLSCFYEGEASAASRVFLSCDILYQKFLCYVVTSRNKLICVKIFHGQIKDFLK from the exons ATGCTGCTTATCTACCT gcttGTCAATCAAACTCcacataatattattacatcatcTACTACTCCAAGCAGTTGGGGATCTTTTGGACGTTCTAGAAATCTTATGTCGCCAGCTACACCATCTGCTTTGGATGCTAGATTGGGCACCAGTCAACAATCTGTTATTGATGGTGAAAATGAACCTAAACCGATTGTTCCTGAATTATGCCTTTATTATTTGTGGTCTGAAAACCAAACTCTCTCTTG TTTCTATGAAGGAGAGGCAAGTGCTGCTAGCCGTGTATTTCTCAGCTGTGATATATTATATCAGAAATTTCTCTGTTACGTTGTGACTTCTAGAAATAAGCtaatatgtgtaaaaatttttcatgGACAAATCAAAGATTTCCTGAAGTAA